AGGGGGATCGAGGAGTTCCGGATCGAGACGCCGGACGATCGCTTCGGCGTGCGCCTGATCTCCGCCGGGCGCTTCACCGCCGGGCCGGCGGCGGCCTACCAGGGCAGCCGCAAGGACAAGGACGTCGGCGCACCGGTCGGCAAGGTCGATGCGACGATCGAGCTGGGCGGCTATGCCGATTACCTGGTCAACGACAGCCTGCGGGTGCGCGGCGAACTGGTGAAGGGCGTCAACGGGCACGAGGGCCTGGCCGGGCAGGTCGGGATCGACCATTTCTGGCGCGACGGCGACAAATATGCGGTGACGCTGGGGCCGCGGCTGCTGTTCTCGGACGATCGCTACCAGCGCGCTTATTTCGGGGTCACCCCGGCGGCGGCGCTGCGGACCGGGCTCCCGGTCTACACCCCGGGCGGCGGCGTCCATGCGGTGGCGCTGGCGGGCGGGGTGCAGACCCAGTTCGGGCCGCGCTGGGGCCTGTTCGGCTATGCCCGCGGCGAGCGGCTCGTCGGCGATGCGGCCAAGTCGCCGATCGTGCGCACCTACGGCCGCCGCAACCAGCTGTCGGCCGGGATCGGAGTCAGCTACGCCTTCACCGTCAGGCGATAGGCGCTAAGGTCGATTGAGGTTCCGGCCTACGCCGGGACGACTTGAAGGTCAGTCGCCCTCGCCGGGTTCGGGCGAGAAGAAGGCGTCATATTTGCCGTCCTTGCCCTTATAGTCGTCGGCGTCGGCCGGGCTGTCTTTCTTGCGCGTGATGTTGGGCCACTGGTTGGAGAAGGTGGAGTTCAGCTCCAGCCACTTCTCGTTGCCGCTCTCGGTGTCGGGAAGGATCGCCTCGGCCGGGCATTCGGGCTCGCACACGCCGCAGTCGATGCATTCATTGGGGTTGATGACGAGCATGTTCTCGCCCTCGTAGAAGCAGTCGACCGGACAGACCTCGACGCAGTCCATATATTTGCAGCGGATGCAGGCGTCGGTGACGACGTAGGTCATGGCGGTCTTCAACTCCCTTGTTGGTGCCAGCGCTATGCCGCTCCGTTCGGCTCGTCAACGCCCAGCTCCTCGTAACAACCGCGCGCCTCGGGGGCGGGGCCGCGGCGCAGCGGGAGCGAGACGACGCGGATCACCCGCACGGCGCCGCGCAAGGGGAGGGTGATGGTGGCGCCGACGCGGACCGTTTCCGACACCTTCTCGACCCGGCGTCCGTCGATCCGGGTGCGGCCCTGTTCGAGCAGGGCCTGGGCCTGGGTACGGGACTTGAGCAGGCGGATGAAGAACAGGTAGCGATCGAGACGCACGTGAGCCTTAGCGCTTGAGGCCGGCCAAAGCGGCGAAGGCGTTGCCGGGGCGGGCGGGCTGCGGGCGGGCGCGGGTCCGCTGGTGGGTGCCGCGCCAGGCCCAGGCGCCCGATTGCTCGCGGAAGCCGACCTCGGCCATCAGCCGGGCGAGCGTGTCCTCGGGCAGGCCAAGCGAGGTGGCGAGGGTGCGGTCTACCGGGTCGAGCGCAATCTCTCCGCCGGCCTTGTGCGCGGCGCGGGCCTGGTGGGCGAAGGCGGCGAGGCGATCGGCGAGGTCGACCCGCAGCCACAGCTCGCCGAACCGGCGATAGGCGAGCGCGGCGCCGAGCCGGTCGGCATCGGCGGGGAGGACCGAGGCGCCGGGGCGGGGCAGGGTCGGCATCGGCTGGCCCGAGCGGACCGCGACCAGTGCCGCCCGCCAGCGCTGCGCCTCGGGCTTGAGCAGCGAGGGGGCGAACACGTCGAGCGCGCCCAGCCGAACCTTCAGTTTGTGCAGCGCGGCGCGCATCGGGCGGTCGAGTTGCCCGATCGGCTCGGCCAGCGCCTTGCGCGGCAGGAGCCCGCCGGCGTCGGCCAGCATCGCGGTCAGCGCGCGCACCGGCGGGCCATAGTGGCGGTCGGAGGAAGCGGCGGTGAGGCGGGCGAGGTCGCCGACGTGGCGCTTCACCTGCCGTTCGAGCCACGCCTCCATATGGGCGCGAAGCTCGGTCCGGGCCGGGGCGGACAGGCGGTCGAGCGAGCGGACGGTGCGCAGCGCAGGCTCGGTCAGGCTGCGGCCGGGGGCGAGGCGGGCGAGGAGATGGCCATCGGCGCTAATGCCGATGTCGCCGCCCGCCGGCGCGAACAGGGTGAAGCGGGCGTCGTCGCCGGCGCACAGGTCGCGGGCGCGGCGATCCAGCTCGTCGCCCAGCCGGCGTTCGGCGGCGGCGAGCAGCAGGCGCTTGTCGGCGAGGCGCGCGGTCGGATCGACCTTGAACTCGAATCCGGTGAGATGGCCGATCGGCTCGGGCCCGACGCTGACCTCGCCGTCGGCGGCGACCGTGACGGGCAACGCATCGGCCCCGCGCGCGCCGATGTCGCGGACCAGCACGGCGGTGCGGCGGTCGACGAACCGCTGGGTCAGCGCGGCATGGAGAGCGTCGGACAGCCGCGATTCGACGTGGCGGGTGCGCTCGGCCCATTTGGCCGGCTCGGCCAGCCAGTCGGCGCGGTGGGCGATATAGGCCCAGCTGCGGACCCCGGCGAGGCGGTCGGCCAGCGCCTCGATATCGCCCGACACATTGTCGAGCCGGCTGACCTCGGCGGCGAACCAGTCGTGGCTGATGTGGCCGCCGTCGGCGATATAGTTGAAGATGCGGCGGACCATCCGGGCATGGTGCATCGGCCCGACCTTGCGGAAATCGGGCAGCCCGCACGCCGCCCACAGCCGCCGCGCGACGACGCCTTTGCGGTCGGCGACGGCGGGATCCTCGGCCAGCGCCTTCAGCACCGCGAGGTCGATCCCCGGCGGGGCGGGACGGAGCAGCGGATCGTCGCTGCGCGCCTCGAGGCTGTGGATCAGCGCGCCGACGTCGGTGAAGTCGAGGTCGGCCGAGCGCCAGTAGAGGTTATCGAGCGGACGGAAGCGATGCTCCTCGACCGCGTTGATCTCCTCGTCGGTGAACGCCGGACCATTGTCGCCGCCGAGGCCAAGCGTGCCGAAGGTGCCGTCGCGCTGGTGGCGCCCGGCGCGGCCGGCGATCTGCGCCATTTCGGGGATGGTCAAGCGTCGTTCGCGGCGGCCGTCGAACTTGTCGAGGCCGGCAAAGGCGACGTGGGCGACATCCATATTGAGGCCCATGCCGACGGCGTCGGTGGCGACCAGATAATCGACCTCGCCGCGCATGAACATGTCGACCTGGGCGTTGCGGGTGGCGGGGCTCAGGGCGCCCATCACTACCGCGGCGCCGCCCTTGAAGCGGCGCAGCATTTCGGCGAGCGCATAGACCTGCTCGGCCGAGAAAGCGACAATTGCCGAGCGCGGCGGCAGGCGCGACAGCTTGGCCGCGCCGCCGTAGCGCAGGGTCGAGAAGCGTGGGCGGCTGACGATCTCGGCCTCGGGAATGAGCTGGCGGACCAGCGGCCTCAGGCTGGCGGAGCCGAGGATCAATGTCTCCTCGCGGCCGCGGGCGCGCAGCATGCGGTCGGTGAAGACGTGGCCGCGCTCGGGATCGGTGCCGAGCTGGGCTTCGTCGATCGCGCAAAAGGCGAAGTCCTTGGGGCCATCGGTGCCGCCGGGGACCCCCGATGGCAAAGGGACCGGCATGCTTTCGGCGGTGCACAGCCAGTAGCGCGCGGTCGGCGGGACGATGCGCTCCTCGCCGGTCAGCAGGGCGACCTTCGATTCGCCCTTCAGCTTGACGACGCGGTCGTAGACCTCACGCGCCAGCAGGCGCAGCGGGAAGCCGATGACGCCCGACGAATGGGCGCACATCCGCTCGATCGCCAAGTGGGTCTTGCCGGTGTTGGTGGGCCCGAGGACGGCCCTGACAATGCCGTCGGAACGCCCGGCCATGAGGCTCATGTTGGCAGGAACGGAGCCGGGCGCAAGTGTGTCCGGCGCGACACCCCCTCTCGTTTATGCTGAGCGAAGTCGAAGCACGTCGGCGCCCGCGCCCTTCGACTTCGCTCAGGGCGAACGAGGAGGAGGGAGAACCACCTTAGCGCCGCGTTAACCTTGCCGCGCGACAAGGGGCGCGATGTTTCAGCCGCCCCGCCCGCTGGTTGCTGCCGCTGCCCTTCCGAGCTTTGGAAGAGCCGCCGCGCTGCGTCCGCCAGAGCCGCCGTTCAGCCTGGTGGTCGATCTCACGCAGGATCCGTTCAGCCGCCGCTGGTGGCGCGGGGCGGCGACGCTGGCCGCGCTGGTCGCGGGGGTGGCGCAGCTTGCACCGCCGATCGAGGCGCTGCCGGTGGGCCCGGCACCCGTCACGGGGCCCGACCAGGCGCGGCAGGAAGCGGCGCTGGCGGTCGGCGCGCTCGCTTATGGCTCGAACACCGGTCTGACCCTGAGCGAGGGTCCGCGGGCACGGCCGATCGCCGCGGCCCCGGCCCGCCAATTGCGCGCGCTCAGCCTGATCGTTTCACCGGGTGACGAGCTTGCCCGGCTATTACAGCGCAATGGGGCACGGGCGTCCGACGCGCTGCAGGCCGCCGCGCTAGCCCGAGGGCAAGGGGCGCTTCCACCGGCGGGAACCACGCTGACCGTGCAACTGGGCGCGCCCGATGCGGCGGGCAGCCGCGGGATCGACCGTCTTTCCTATCGCGCCCGGCTCGACCTCGAGCTGGTGATCAGCGCCGGCTCCGGCGGCGGACTGAGCGTCGAACGGCGCCAGCTCGGGCTCGACCGGACGCCGCTGCGGATCCGAGGCAGCGTCGGCGGCGGGCTCTACTGGGCGTTGCGCTCGGCCGGCGCCTCCCCGACTCAGGCGGCCGACTATCTCGGCGCGATTGGGGGGAGCCTCGACGTCGGCAGCGAGGTGATGCCGGGCGACCGGTTCGAACTGGTGGTGGCGCAGGCCCGGTCGGCGGACGGGCGAACGGTGGCGGGCGGGCTGCTCTACGCCGGGCTCGACCGCAGCGGCGGGAACGACCTGTCGCTGGTCCGGGTACCGCTCCACGGTCGGCTGCAATGGATCAGCGAGAATGCCTCGCCCGAACCGGTGCAGAGCGGCCTGCTGGCGCCGGTGTCGGGACCGATCACCTCGACCTTCGGGGCGCGGATGCACCCGATCCTGCGCTTCACGCGGATGCACAACGGGATCGATTATGGCGCGAGCTGGGGCAGCCCGATCGTCGCCGCGGCCGACGGTCAGGTGGTTCGCGCCGGCTGGGCCGGGGGCTATGGCCGCCAGGTGCGGATCGCACACGCGGGCGGGCTGGTCACCAGCTACAGCCACATGAGCCGGATCGTCGCGGGCGATGGCGGCACCGTGCGGCGCGGCGAACTGATCGGCTATGTCGGATCGAGCGGCCTGTCGACCGGACCGCACCTCCATTACGAAGTGCTGCGCAACGGAGCCCCGGTAAACCCGCTGGGCGTGACCCTGGTCAGCCGGCCGGTGTTCGACCAGGGGCTGATGGCCGCGGTCAGGGCCCGGGCCAAGGCGCTGCGCGGGTTGTGAAGACGACACTCGGCTTGCCCTTGGGTTAATTCGGACTTAACCTTTCCTCCATTGTCGTGACTTCCTGTCGGAACGTCGGACCGCGGATAAAGGAATCGATATGGGCAAGTTCCTGGCGTTGAGCGCCGCAGCGGCGCTATTGACGAGCGCAGCGCCGGCGGCTGCTGCCGACTTCTCCTATGCCGGAACCCTGGCTGGCCCCAACAGCGTCCAGCTCACCACCTTCGTGGTCGGAAGTCCGTCCACCGTCACGTTTCGCACCTATTCCTTCGCCGGCGGGACGAACGCCGCCGGGACGGTGATCGGCCGCGGCGGATTCGATCCGATCCTGACCCTGTTCGACTCGAACGGCCTGCTGATCGACGAGAATGACGATGGCGAATCGAATGTCGGCACCGACCCGCTCACGAGCGAACGCGCCGATTCCTTCCTCCGGGCGCTGCTTGGCCCCGGAAGCTACACGGTCGCGCTGAGCGCCTTTTCCAATTTCGCGAACGGCCCAAATCTCTCGAACGGGTTCGAGAATGACGGTTCGTTCGACGGGCGCAGCAGCGCTTACGCCTTCGACATCCTGGGGGTGAACAGCGCGGTTCAGGTCGGCGCGGTTCCCGAGCCCGGCACCTGGGCCCTGATGCTGGTCGGCTTCGGCGCGATCGGTGCTTCCCTGCGCCGCCGCCGGCGGGTCATCGCGGTTGCCGCGGCCACCTGACAGCCAGGACTTCCGGTTGCTAGGTTGTTAACTTAGGCGTAATTATGCGCGGCTCGCAGGGGAGCCTCGCCAATGACACAGCTCGTCGTCATTGCATGCCTTGCCTTCGATCACCGTGCACCCGCCGATGATGTGCAAAGGTTCAAGGCGTGTCTTCTCCAATGTCCGCAAGTGGAGCGGGCGATGGAGGTGTGCGGCACCTTCGATCTGATCATCGAGGGGCGCTGCTCGGACATCGCCAACTATACCAGGGGGATGGAGCGGTTGCGCAAGCCGCTGTCACAACTGGTGTCGCGGATCGAGACCAGCTTCGTGTCGCGGACCATGGACCGGCCCTCGTCGGTCGAGGAAGACGGCGGCGCGATCTGGCTTCCGTGTCATGACGGCCGGCGCCGGGTGGAACACCGCCAGATCGACAAGATCGTCGCCGAAGGGGACTATATGCGGGTCCATGTCGGCAACTGGAGCTGCCTCGTCCACGACACCATGTCGCACCTCGCCAAGGCGCTGGCCGGGGCCGGCTTCGTCCAGCTTCACCGCTCGTGGCTTGTCCGGATCAGCTTCATCGAACGGCTGGTCCATGACCAGCGGCGATGGACGGCACGGCTGATGGACGGAACGACGGTCAGCGTCGCCAAAAGCCATACCCAGGACGTGCTGGCGATCATCTCGGGCGAGTCGTCGAAGCCCGGGGGCCATTCGGCGATCCGGAGCGAGGTTGGCGAAAGGTCGGACGAGGTGAACGAAAACCTGCTGAAGCTGACCTCCTGAAGTGCGACCAGAAGTCCCGGAGGCGCAATCGGGCGCCCATTTCCGGGAGGCACCAATGGAAAGCCGCAAGTTCGCTTGTCTGACCGCAGCCGTCGTCATGGGGCTCAGCGTCGTTGGTATTGCCGGCGCGTCGGCGGCAGTGGCGCCACCCTTCGAGGATGTCGTCATCAAGGGCGACCGGATCGATCCCGAGCTGCAGCGGACCGTCAGATATGGCGACCTCAACCTCGCTTTCGCGCCCGGGCAGCGGGTGCTCAAGGCCCGGATCCTGCGCACCGCGCATGGCCTGTGCTGGGACCTCAACGGCCTGTACGGCGTCGATAGTTGCACAGACCTTGCGATCGACAGCACCGAAGGTCAGGTCGCGCAGGCGATCACCCGGGCCAAGCGGCAGATGGCCGGGCTTCCGGTCGGTCCAGCGATCGCGATCACCATGGTGATCGGCGGCCGCTGACGGTTCGAGCAAGGGGGCGGGAAGGGGGATCGCCACGGCGGTCCCCCTTTTCACGCGGACTGCGATCGGGGCTTAGCGCCCGTGGCCGCGCCAGCGCTTGACGGTGCGGTTGATGATTTCCGCCTCGCCGCCGGTTTCGCGCCACAGCGACGCGAAGCTCGGGTCGCTCGAGGCCGGGCGCTTCTCGGGCTCGAGGTCGTCGAAGCGGACCCGGATCGGGATCGCGACGCCTTCGCCGCAGACGATGCATTCGCGGTTGCGGAGCGCCGGAATGGCGTCGAGGAAGCCGCGCGCGCCTTCGGGCATGGCGGCGCGGACGCAGGCCTGGTCGCGTTCGTTGTTGAGGCGCATGGCGATGATCGTGCCGCACTGCGACAGCACGCCTTCGGCAAGGTCGGACGGGCGCTGGGTGATCAGGCCAAGGCTGACGCCATATTTACGGCCTTCCTTGGCGATCCGCTCGAGGATCTTGCGGACCGCCTGGACCCCGTTGTTCTCGTCCTTGGGGACGTAGCGGTGGGCTTCCTCGCAGACCAGCAGGATCGGGCGCTGCGCTTCGGTGCGTGACCAGATGGCATAGTCGAACACCATCCGGGCCAGCACCGAGACGACGACGCTGGTGATGTCAGACGGCACGCCCGACACGTCGACGATGGAGATCGGCTTGCCGTTGGCGGGCATGCGGAATAGCCGGGCGATGAAGCTGCCCATGCTGTCGGTAATGTTCATGCCCGAGAACATGAAGGTGTAGCGCGGGTCGGCCTTGAGTTCGTCGAGCTTGGTCTTCAAACGCTGGTAGGGCGTGGTGTCGCCCGCTCGGTCGAGCTTGCCCATTTCGGCGACGATCACGGCGTTCAAATCGGTCAGCAGGTAGGGGATCGGCGAATCCACCGTCACCTTGCCGAACTGCTCGGAGAATTTGTTCTTGGTCCGCGCGGCGAGCAGGCATTTGGCGAGGATGTCGGCGTCGCGGTTGCGCTCGGCCCCGTCGGTGGTGAGCAGCACCTCGCAATGCTCTTCGAAATTGAGCAGCCAGTAGGGCAGCTGCAGATTGTCGACGTTGAACAGTTCGCCGCAGCCCTTGAAGGCGGCCGAATATTCGCCGTGCGGGTCGATCATCACGATATGCCCCTCGGGGCTGTAGTTCGAGATGCGGTGGAGGATTAGAGCGACCGAGGTCGACTTGCCGGTGCCGGTGCTGCCGAGGATCGCGAAGTGCTTGCTCAGCATCGGGTCGATGTACAGCGCGCCGCGGATGTCGTCGGTCGGGTAGACGGTGCCGATCTCGACGTGGGCGCTGTCGGACGCGGCGAAAACCTGGCGAAGGTCGTCGGTGGTGACGGGATGCACTTCGGCGCCGGGGATCGGATAGCGTGTGACGCCGCGGCGGAAGCCGCTCATCCCGCCATTCTGGTCGCGCGTGCCTTCGCCGAGGAAGTCGATCGCGGCGATGATCCGGCCCTGGTCGTCGGCGCGCATGGTGCGGACGTTGGCGATCAGCCAGCTCTTGCCGACCGCCATCTTGACTTGGCTTCCGACCTGGCCGGACATCGCCACCGAGGGGTCGGAGTGATCGGCCAGCGCCAGCAGCAGGGCCGGATCGAACCGCGCCTGCGAGCCCGAGCCCGCGATATCGAGCACCGACCCGATCGGCTCGTGCTTTTCGCGGACGATAGGCGGGCGGCTGCCGACCGGCTCGTCTTCGGCGTGGCTGGTCAGTTCGTCGATCAGTTGCTTGAGACTGGCATTATCTTCCATGGTCGTTCCGAACGCTCCCCACAAATTCTGGAGAGCGGTCTAGTCGAAACGCGGTTAAGATTTTGCTCTAGCTGCGCTGTCCGAACAGGGCGGCCGCGCCCCAGCCAAGGCCGAGGCTGAGCAGCACCGCGGCGAGGCCATAGAGAAAGGCGTGGCGCCGCGCCGCGGTGGCGATGAAGCGCTCGAACCCCGTCTTGCGGACCTCCACCTCCTTGGTCGCGGCGGCGATCACCTTGCCGCGATCGATCAGGAAGGTCTCGGTCTCGTAGGTGCCGATCGGGACCTGGCTCGGGATGACGATGCGGGCGCGGTAGAGGACGCCGTCGCTGATCTCCACGCCGTTGCTGTTCTCGGCATAGAGGCCTTGGCGGGCGCGCAGTTCGAGCAGGCCGTTCTCGAACCGCTGGGCCTTTTCGGGCTGGGCGCCGCCGCCGGGCGAGAGCTGCAGGTTGCCGAGGCCGAGTTCATAGACCGCGGCGGTCCGTTCCCCCACCACCTGCGCCAGCGGGCGGTTGGAAGCGACGGCATAATAGCTGGGCGCCGACACGAAGCGGTGGCTGTCGGCGTTCATCCAGATGCCGGCGATCTTCTGCTTTTCGCGGACGATCATCGGCTGGACCGGGCCTTTCAGCACCACCACCACGTCGAGCGGCCGGGTCGGGGTGCGGCCGCCGGGATAAAGAATGGCGCCAAACAGCAGCAGTTGCGCCCCGGTGAAGCTGTAGCGGATCTCGATCGCGCGCGCGGAGATGTCGGGCACCAGGCGCGGGCCGGCCTGTCCCATCAGCAAAGGCGCCAGCAGCGCCGCGAAGAGCAGCCGCAGCTTCACAGATATTCGATCGAGAAGATTTCTTCGGGGCGGTAGGTGAGGCCGAGTCCCATCCGCAGCGCCACGGCGAGGATGATGATCGCCAGGCTGAAGCGCAGCAGGTCGGGCTTCAGCCGGGTGGTCAGCCGCGCGCCGTATTGTGCGCCCAGCACGCCGCCCGCCAGCAGCAGGGCGGCCAGCACGATGTCGACCGACTGGGTGGTGAGGGCATGGATCATGGTGGTGGCGGCACTGACCGCGAGGATCATCACCAGGCTGGTCCCGACAACCACCCGCGGCGCCATGCCGAGCAGGTAGATCATCGCCGGCACCAGGATGAACCCGCCGCCGATCCCGAGCAGCACGGTGAGGATGCCGGCAACGAAGCCGAGCGCGAGCGGGGCCAGTGGGGAAAGGTAAAGACCGCTGGCATAGAAGCGCCAGCGGAACGGTAGGGACGCGACCAAACGGTGGTGGCGGCGGCGCGGCGCTTCGGTCTCGGCCGGTTTCCACCAGCCGAGCGCCTTTACCGCGTCGCGTAGCATCAGGGAGCCGATCGACCCCAGCAGCAGGACGTAGAGGAGGCCGATCAAGACATCGATCTGCCCGCTCGCCTGCGCCAGGCGGAACAGGCCGGCGCCGGCCAGGCTGCCGACCAGCCCGCCGGCGATCATCACCAGCCCCATGCGCAGGTCGACCCCGCCGCGCTTCATGTGGGCGAAGACGCCCGACACGCTGGCGCCGGTGATCTGGGTGGTTGCCGAAGCGACCGCGACGCTGGGCGGGATGCCGTAGAAGATCAGGAGCGGCGTGGTCAGAAATCCGCCGCCGACCCCGAACAGTCCCGACAGCACGCCGACCAGTCCGCCGAGCGCCACGATGAGCAGCGCGTTGACGCTCATGTTGGCGATGGGGAGGTAGATATCCATGAGGCGGGGCAGCGATAGCGGATAGGGCAGGGCAGGCAAAGGCGGCTGGACCCCCTTGTCGCCCTTGGCGTTCTCTCCCCGCACCTTTAGGCCGGAGCCCCATGAGCCTTCGCATCCTCCTTACCCCGCTGTTCGCCCTCCTCGCCGCCGCCTGCGCCACCGTGCCGCAACGGGCGGTCGATCCGGTCCGGCCGGGGTTTGTGATTGCCGCCAACCCGCTGGCGGCCAAGGCGGGAATGGACGTGATCCAGCGCGGCGGCAGCGCGGCCGATGCGGCGGTGGCGGTGCAGGCGGCGCTGAGCCTGGTCGAACCGCAGTCGAGCGGCCTCGGCGGCGGCGCCTTCATGACCTATTATGACGCCCGCACCGGCAAGGTGGTGGTCTATGACGGGCGCGAGACCGCCCCGGCCGGCGCCTCCCCGACCATGTTCATCGGCACCGACGGCAAGCCGCTGCCCTTCGCCACCGCGGTGCTGAGCGGAAGGGCGACCGGCGTGCCGGGTGCACTGCGGATGCTGGAAACGGTGCAGCGGGCGCATGGCCGACTGCGCTGGTCGGAGCTGTTCGAGGGAACGGCGGTGCTGGCCGATCAGGGCTTCACCATCAGTCCGCGGCTCGGCCGGATGCTAGGCGGCGACTTTCCCCAGCTGACCGCACCCGACGTGGTGAAATATTTCAGCAAGCCCGACGGGACCAGGCTCAAGGTCGGGGACATGATCCAGAACCCGGTCTACGCCCGCTTCCTGCGCCGGCTGGCGAGCGGCGGGGCGGACGTCCTCTACAAGGGCGAGACCGCGGCCAGGATCGTCGAGCGGGTGCGGCAGGGGCCGTTCGAATCCTCGATGACGATGGCCGACCTCGCCCGCTATCGCCCGATCCGGCGCGAAGCGCTGTGCCGCGCATGGCAGGCCTACACCGCCTGCGTCCCGCCGCCCCCGTCGAGTGGGGTGTCGACTCTGCAACTGCTGGCGATGCTCTCGCGCACCGACATTGCAGCGCGCGGGCCGAGCGATCCGCAGGCTTGGTACCTGTTCGCCGAAGCCTCGCGCCTGATGTACGCCGACCGCGACCGCTACGTTGCCGATCCGGCGTTCGTGAA
Above is a window of Sphingomonas glaciei DNA encoding:
- a CDS encoding sulfite exporter TauE/SafE family protein, translated to MDIYLPIANMSVNALLIVALGGLVGVLSGLFGVGGGFLTTPLLIFYGIPPSVAVASATTQITGASVSGVFAHMKRGGVDLRMGLVMIAGGLVGSLAGAGLFRLAQASGQIDVLIGLLYVLLLGSIGSLMLRDAVKALGWWKPAETEAPRRRHHRLVASLPFRWRFYASGLYLSPLAPLALGFVAGILTVLLGIGGGFILVPAMIYLLGMAPRVVVGTSLVMILAVSAATTMIHALTTQSVDIVLAALLLAGGVLGAQYGARLTTRLKPDLLRFSLAIIILAVALRMGLGLTYRPEEIFSIEYL
- a CDS encoding gamma-glutamyltransferase family protein, whose product is MSLRILLTPLFALLAAACATVPQRAVDPVRPGFVIAANPLAAKAGMDVIQRGGSAADAAVAVQAALSLVEPQSSGLGGGAFMTYYDARTGKVVVYDGRETAPAGASPTMFIGTDGKPLPFATAVLSGRATGVPGALRMLETVQRAHGRLRWSELFEGTAVLADQGFTISPRLGRMLGGDFPQLTAPDVVKYFSKPDGTRLKVGDMIQNPVYARFLRRLASGGADVLYKGETAARIVERVRQGPFESSMTMADLARYRPIRREALCRAWQAYTACVPPPPSSGVSTLQLLAMLSRTDIAARGPSDPQAWYLFAEASRLMYADRDRYVADPAFVKVPVEGLLDPAYVASRAALIGPSAGPPPVAGTPPGAVASGTDRTLEPAGTSHFIVGDSAGNVVSMTTTVESIFGSGRMVDGFFLNNQMTDFSFSPTEADGRPAANAVAGGKRPRSSMTPLILLDGQSRFAGAFGSPGGSAILAYVGKTMTGAILWKQPMQAAIDLPNLVARGGSFGGEVDKFPAGVVAGLAARGVALKPGQGEDSGVHAVMIRPDGSIDGGYDKRREGVVLVDEKRTPVRR